A single region of the Sphingobium sp. TKS genome encodes:
- a CDS encoding helix-turn-helix domain-containing protein — MAEEAEQEPGVAASEQQPNTPGARLRAAREAQGLSIQDVATRTRIAQRQLEAIERDDYAALPGIPYAVGFARAYARAIDVDEVAIAADVRNAVHNSELGSNRYEAFEPADPARVPSRALAWTAAAIVVILVAGFAVWRTQVMTPPTGEQIAAQQAAPAPVTAKPAAGARPAAPVAQTVVFTANDDVWLRIYDEAGERLKDGLMKKGENFTLPANARNPMILTGRPQALTVTVGGKQIAPLGPPDRTIADVPVNAEALLARAAPAAAAGAGQVGTAPAPAATAPISTVPVSSGPVTPAPAAPAPAPAAAD, encoded by the coding sequence ATGGCAGAAGAAGCTGAACAGGAACCCGGCGTCGCGGCGTCGGAACAGCAGCCCAACACTCCGGGGGCGCGTTTGCGTGCCGCGCGGGAGGCGCAGGGGCTGTCGATACAGGATGTCGCCACCCGTACGCGCATCGCCCAACGGCAGTTGGAGGCGATCGAGCGTGACGATTATGCCGCCCTGCCCGGCATTCCCTATGCGGTGGGCTTTGCCCGCGCCTATGCCCGCGCCATCGATGTGGACGAGGTGGCGATCGCCGCGGATGTGCGCAATGCCGTGCATAATTCCGAACTGGGCAGTAACCGTTATGAAGCGTTCGAACCGGCCGATCCGGCACGTGTGCCCTCGCGCGCTTTGGCCTGGACGGCGGCGGCCATCGTCGTGATCCTGGTGGCGGGCTTTGCCGTGTGGCGTACGCAGGTGATGACCCCGCCGACGGGGGAACAGATTGCCGCGCAGCAGGCGGCGCCAGCTCCCGTCACGGCGAAACCGGCGGCGGGCGCGCGTCCTGCCGCGCCGGTGGCGCAGACGGTCGTGTTCACTGCCAATGACGATGTATGGCTGCGCATCTATGATGAGGCGGGCGAGCGGCTGAAGGACGGGCTGATGAAGAAGGGGGAAAACTTCACTCTTCCCGCCAATGCCCGCAATCCGATGATCCTGACCGGGCGGCCGCAGGCGTTGACCGTGACGGTCGGGGGCAAGCAGATCGCGCCGCTGGGGCCGCCGGATCGCACAATTGCCGACGTGCCGGTCAATGCCGAGGCGCTGCTGGCCCGCGCGGCCCCTGCTGCGGCGGCGGGCGCAGGGCAGGTGGGGACCGCTCCAGCCCCGGCTGCCACCGCGCCGATTTCCACTGTCCCGGTTTCCAGTGGGCCGGTTACGCCTGCGCCTGCCGCCCCAGCTCCAGCACCCGCCGCAGCCGATTGA
- a CDS encoding tetratricopeptide repeat protein: MRNAFFATAALALIALAPPVAAQNVSVDVRVDRLEKEMRAVQRKVFPAGAPLEAEITRPAAPAVMPGSPSLTPVADLTARVNALESQLASITGQVEENSFKLKQLEEAFNRYKAEQAAPAVVPPPAIGPSASVAPAPARPAAPRPAANGASEERKAAVAAIERPSTGNEADDAYTYGFRLWGAKFYPEAQAQLKATVDKYGSSPVASKAANLLGRAYLDDGKPALASVAFYENYQKRPKGDRAADSLAYLGEALIQLKKPADACKVYAELEQVYGGSLSNGLRGMMDQGRTRAKCTA; the protein is encoded by the coding sequence ATGCGTAACGCTTTTTTCGCGACGGCAGCACTGGCGCTGATCGCGCTCGCGCCGCCGGTCGCGGCCCAGAATGTCAGCGTCGATGTGCGGGTCGACCGGCTGGAAAAGGAAATGCGCGCGGTGCAGCGCAAGGTGTTTCCCGCCGGCGCGCCGCTGGAGGCGGAGATCACCCGCCCGGCCGCGCCTGCGGTGATGCCGGGGTCGCCATCCTTGACGCCGGTTGCTGACCTGACGGCGCGGGTCAATGCACTGGAATCGCAGCTTGCCTCCATCACCGGGCAAGTCGAGGAAAACAGCTTCAAATTGAAGCAGCTGGAAGAGGCCTTCAACCGCTACAAGGCGGAACAGGCCGCGCCCGCCGTGGTGCCGCCGCCCGCCATTGGTCCCTCGGCATCCGTCGCGCCGGCGCCCGCCCGGCCTGCCGCGCCCCGCCCCGCCGCCAATGGCGCGAGCGAGGAGCGCAAGGCCGCCGTCGCCGCGATCGAGCGGCCGTCGACGGGCAATGAGGCGGATGACGCCTATACCTATGGTTTCCGCCTGTGGGGCGCGAAATTCTATCCCGAGGCGCAGGCGCAGCTCAAGGCGACCGTCGACAAATATGGCAGTAGTCCGGTCGCCAGCAAGGCCGCGAACCTGCTGGGCCGCGCCTATCTGGACGATGGCAAGCCAGCGCTGGCCTCGGTCGCTTTCTATGAAAATTACCAGAAGCGGCCCAAGGGCGACCGTGCGGCCGACAGCTTGGCCTATCTGGGCGAAGCGCTGATCCAGCTCAAGAAGCCCGCCGATGCCTGCAAAGTCTATGCGGAGCTGGAGCAGGTCTATGGGGGGAGCTTGTCGAACGGCCTGCGCGGCATGATGGACCAGGGCCGGACCAGGGCCAAGTGCACCGCCTGA
- the tilS gene encoding tRNA lysidine(34) synthetase TilS yields MAEGDLVAELSRAVGALVEDFGGARFGVAVSGGPDSMALLDLAARAFPGRVEAATVDHGLRDASAAEAAMVADWCGQAGIAHATLHPDGAVRGNVQSWARAQRYALLERWRVERGLDWLLTAHHADDQLETLLMRLNRGAGVGGLAGVRARQGAVLRPLLGVRKADLLAYALERTLPHVDDPSNSDQRFDRVALRSALSGVDWIDVAAAGRSAAALAEAEEALEWMVDGLEARHVLPDGDGLALDRTDLPRELLRRLLLRMVERLQPDAVPPRGEAIDRLIAAARRGEKMSIGRLILKGGDRWTLKVAPQRRWQ; encoded by the coding sequence ATGGCTGAGGGCGATCTTGTAGCGGAACTGAGCCGTGCGGTCGGCGCGCTGGTGGAGGATTTCGGCGGCGCCCGCTTCGGCGTAGCGGTTTCCGGCGGGCCGGACAGCATGGCTTTGCTCGACCTGGCGGCGCGGGCCTTTCCGGGTCGGGTCGAGGCGGCGACCGTCGATCATGGCTTGCGCGACGCTTCTGCCGCCGAGGCCGCCATGGTGGCGGACTGGTGCGGCCAGGCCGGGATTGCGCATGCGACACTGCATCCGGACGGCGCGGTCCGGGGCAATGTGCAAAGCTGGGCGCGGGCGCAGCGCTATGCGTTGCTGGAACGGTGGCGGGTCGAGCGCGGGCTGGACTGGCTGCTGACGGCGCATCATGCCGACGACCAGTTGGAAACGCTGCTGATGCGGCTCAACCGTGGCGCTGGCGTCGGCGGATTGGCGGGCGTGCGGGCGCGGCAGGGGGCGGTGCTCCGGCCCTTGCTGGGGGTGCGCAAGGCGGACCTGCTTGCCTATGCGCTGGAGCGCACCCTGCCGCATGTCGATGATCCCTCGAACAGCGATCAGCGCTTCGATAGGGTTGCCTTGCGGTCGGCGCTGAGCGGGGTGGACTGGATCGACGTGGCCGCGGCGGGGCGCAGCGCGGCGGCGCTGGCGGAGGCGGAGGAAGCGCTGGAGTGGATGGTCGACGGCCTTGAGGCGCGCCATGTCCTGCCGGACGGGGATGGGCTGGCGCTGGACCGGACGGACTTGCCGCGTGAACTGCTGCGCCGGTTGCTCCTGCGGATGGTGGAGCGGTTGCAGCCGGACGCGGTGCCGCCGCGTGGGGAGGCGATCGACAGGTTGATCGCGGCGGCGCGCCGGGGCGAGAAGATGAGCATCGGCCGACTCATTTTGAAGGGCGGGGACCGCTGGACCCTGAAAGTCGCGCCGCAGCGCCGGTGGCAGTGA